One Actinoplanes missouriensis 431 DNA segment encodes these proteins:
- a CDS encoding MmcQ/YjbR family DNA-binding protein, with protein sequence MTGSELLSHCLAKPGAWQDEPWEGDVVVKVGSKIFAFLGDVAHGTSVGLKCGTGRDAADEWLARYPQDASATAYIGRHGWNSLRFGGAIPDEEILEAVDASYEMVVAGLPKRERP encoded by the coding sequence ATGACCGGATCTGAGCTGTTGAGCCACTGTCTCGCCAAGCCCGGCGCCTGGCAGGACGAGCCCTGGGAGGGCGACGTCGTGGTGAAGGTCGGAAGCAAGATCTTCGCTTTCCTCGGCGACGTCGCGCACGGGACGAGCGTCGGCCTCAAATGCGGCACGGGACGCGACGCCGCCGACGAGTGGCTGGCGCGGTACCCGCAGGACGCGTCCGCGACCGCCTACATCGGCCGGCACGGATGGAACTCGCTGCGCTTCGGCGGGGCCATCCCGGACGAGGAGATCCTGGAGGCCGTGGACGCGTCCTACGAGATGGTGGTGGCGGGGCTGCCCAAGCGGGAACGTCCCTAG
- a CDS encoding sensor histidine kinase: MPTAIHRTAAAPVAAVALLTAVTAVVLLPFSRADEAWTEWFYLTDLTVAVVYGLLAYLLLSRGARAVGALAGLAAIGGGLAAIGQRVPELLPDLVGTAWVPGTLALITVLPWLVRDDPLPPHARIAVATGVVCSAVLTAMRACRAVSQRWSDILDETLAVQMSVVVVLGLLTTADAARRWRRLPGERRRGLGWLTVGSALMALSFVPMALPMEMAQSITYASVTPVLQLTAQAFFPAAILAVVLRQRLWGVDVAVSRTLVWSLLTAGAITAYVLITQAVVLLAPLPGGTAGAVAAGVLAVAVFPARAWLQTRIDHLVRGPSARPGAAAERLAQRIGTDAAGPVAGALEAIRESLRLHSVRLETGEVVQEIGVSGGPALTVGLSLGGVPAGRLTVTGAPGERLDDRTRKDLGMLAGPVAAVAQLAVRTGELASARARTTAARVEERRLLRRELHDRLGPTLVGIGLTVQGARNLVDAGRTAEAAETLDLLRVELDRSAEDVRTLARALLPPSLERHGLGVALTELAERLSGPEPDPAVRAEITGEVAGLTPEVAAGLYGIAAEALVNARRHAGASAVRVGVAVDASGVVLEIVDDGRGIAEDAEPGVGLRSMRERAEELGGTLTAGPVSRGSSPAGSGARTLVRTGTVVRVVLPR, from the coding sequence GTGCCGACAGCGATACATCGGACGGCGGCGGCTCCGGTCGCCGCCGTCGCGCTCCTCACCGCGGTCACGGCCGTCGTCCTGCTCCCGTTCTCGCGGGCCGACGAGGCGTGGACCGAGTGGTTCTACCTCACCGACCTGACCGTCGCCGTGGTCTACGGCCTCCTGGCGTACCTGCTGCTCAGCCGCGGCGCCCGGGCGGTCGGCGCGCTCGCCGGGCTGGCCGCGATCGGCGGCGGGCTCGCGGCGATCGGGCAGCGGGTCCCGGAGCTGCTCCCCGACCTGGTCGGGACGGCCTGGGTGCCGGGCACGCTCGCGCTGATCACGGTGCTGCCGTGGCTGGTCCGCGACGACCCGCTCCCGCCGCACGCCCGGATCGCGGTCGCCACCGGGGTGGTCTGCAGCGCCGTGCTCACCGCGATGCGGGCGTGCCGCGCGGTGAGCCAGCGGTGGAGCGACATCCTCGACGAGACCCTTGCCGTGCAGATGAGCGTGGTGGTCGTTCTCGGACTCCTCACCACTGCGGACGCGGCCCGGCGATGGCGGCGGCTGCCCGGCGAGCGGCGGCGCGGCCTCGGCTGGCTGACCGTGGGGTCGGCGCTGATGGCGCTCTCCTTCGTGCCGATGGCGCTGCCGATGGAGATGGCTCAGTCGATCACGTACGCGTCGGTCACCCCGGTGCTGCAGCTGACCGCGCAGGCGTTCTTCCCGGCCGCGATCCTCGCCGTGGTGCTCCGGCAGCGGCTCTGGGGTGTCGACGTGGCGGTCAGCCGGACGCTTGTCTGGTCGCTGCTGACGGCCGGGGCGATCACCGCCTACGTGCTGATCACGCAGGCCGTCGTGCTGCTCGCGCCGCTGCCCGGAGGCACCGCGGGCGCGGTCGCGGCGGGCGTCCTGGCGGTGGCCGTCTTCCCGGCCCGGGCATGGCTTCAAACCAGGATCGACCATCTGGTACGGGGACCGTCCGCACGCCCGGGAGCCGCGGCGGAGCGGCTCGCCCAGCGGATCGGGACGGACGCGGCGGGCCCGGTGGCGGGCGCGCTGGAGGCGATCCGGGAGTCGCTGCGGCTGCACTCGGTGCGGCTCGAAACCGGCGAGGTCGTGCAGGAGATCGGGGTGTCCGGCGGGCCCGCGCTGACGGTGGGGCTCAGTCTCGGTGGGGTTCCGGCGGGACGGCTCACCGTCACCGGGGCGCCCGGGGAGCGGCTGGATGACCGTACCCGGAAGGATCTGGGAATGCTGGCCGGACCGGTGGCCGCGGTCGCGCAGCTGGCCGTGCGCACCGGCGAGCTCGCGTCGGCCCGCGCCCGGACCACCGCGGCGCGCGTCGAGGAACGCCGGCTGCTGCGCCGGGAACTCCACGATCGGCTCGGGCCCACCCTGGTCGGAATCGGACTCACCGTGCAGGGCGCGCGCAACCTCGTCGATGCCGGGCGGACCGCCGAGGCCGCGGAGACGCTGGACCTTCTGCGCGTCGAACTGGATCGCAGCGCGGAGGACGTGCGGACCCTGGCGCGGGCGCTGCTGCCGCCCTCGCTGGAACGGCACGGGCTCGGGGTGGCGCTGACCGAGCTCGCCGAACGGCTCAGCGGGCCCGAACCGGACCCGGCCGTCCGTGCGGAGATCACCGGAGAGGTGGCGGGGTTGACGCCGGAGGTGGCGGCCGGGCTGTACGGGATCGCGGCGGAGGCGCTCGTCAACGCGCGGCGGCATGCGGGGGCGTCGGCGGTCCGGGTCGGTGTGGCGGTGGACGCGTCGGGCGTGGTTCTGGAGATCGTGGACGACGGGCGGGGCATCGCGGAGGACGCCGAGCCGGGCGTGGGGTTGCGGTCGATGCGGGAGCGGGCGGAGGAGCTGGGCGGGACGCTGACCGCCGGGCCGGTGTCCCGCGGCTCGTCGCCGGCCGGTTCGGGTGCCCGGACGCTGGTGCGGACCGGGACCGTCGTCCGGGTGGTGCTGCCCCGATGA